From Campylobacteraceae bacterium, the proteins below share one genomic window:
- a CDS encoding tetraacyldisaccharide 4'-kinase, with product MRQKIILWIEDYLFYPDFFQKLLSFFLLPLTFIYILIITFKKVGVKKTDFGLPIISIGNLIVGGSGKTPFVLELAKNKENVAVILRGYGRSSKGLHIVSYRGDIKVDINTSGDEAMLLANSLPKASIIVAENRKEAILKAKTLGCSLIFLDDGFSKYDIKKFDILLKPKREPENVFCLPSGGYREPKMMYASADIVLQEGIDFERMVSYKLNNEVISSLPLKLVLLTAISKPKRLLDFLPSYTILEAYADHHSFKKEEIDELLLKYKGYSFITTSKDLVKLEQFDIKDICLMSLELRILKNMDKMQEYISNYYKN from the coding sequence TTGCGACAAAAAATAATTTTATGGATAGAAGATTATCTTTTCTATCCAGATTTTTTTCAAAAACTGCTTTCTTTTTTTTTACTGCCTTTAACTTTCATATATATATTAATTATTACCTTTAAAAAAGTAGGGGTAAAAAAAACAGATTTTGGCCTTCCTATTATTTCTATTGGAAATTTAATTGTAGGTGGAAGTGGTAAAACTCCTTTTGTTTTAGAATTGGCAAAAAATAAAGAAAATGTAGCTGTAATTTTAAGAGGTTACGGGCGAAGCAGCAAGGGTTTACATATTGTATCGTATAGAGGGGATATCAAAGTAGATATTAATACTTCTGGGGATGAAGCTATGTTACTTGCAAATAGTTTGCCAAAAGCTAGTATTATTGTTGCCGAAAATAGAAAAGAAGCTATTTTAAAAGCGAAAACACTGGGATGTAGCCTTATTTTTTTAGATGATGGTTTTTCTAAATATGATATCAAAAAATTTGACATTTTATTAAAACCAAAACGTGAACCTGAAAATGTCTTTTGTTTGCCTTCTGGTGGCTATAGAGAACCTAAAATGATGTATGCTAGTGCTGATATCGTTTTACAAGAAGGTATCGATTTTGAGAGAATGGTTAGTTATAAATTAAACAATGAGGTAATATCTTCTTTGCCATTAAAACTCGTACTCTTAACAGCAATTTCAAAACCCAAACGCTTATTGGATTTTTTACCAAGTTATACTATTCTTGAAGCTTATGCAGATCATCATAGTTTTAAAAAAGAAGAAATTGATGAATTATTACTTAAGTATAAAGGATATTCTTTTATCACTACTTCAAAAGACTTGGTTAAATTAGAACAGTTTGATATAAAAGATATTTGTTTAATGTCTTTAGAGTTAAGAATATTAAAAAATATGGATAAAATGCAAGAATATATTTCTAATTATTATAAAAATTAG
- a CDS encoding NAD+ synthase: MNFEDIKKQLIEFLKTEVSKTGLQKVTVGISGGLDSAIVAVLCKEAFGDNFSGVLMPSQFSSDSSIKDAVKLCEEFDISYEVVEIKPMLEAYIKNMNEDKLRIGNYSARIRMSVLYDISARDKSLVIGTSNKSEILLGYGTIFGDIACAINPIGQMYKSDEFEFAKYLGVVAAIIEKKPSADLWEGQSDEDDLGYSYSVMDQVLKQLVDENKSKEQLIKDGVEKELIEMCEYRIKSNAFKGKLPIIANIKGY, encoded by the coding sequence ATGAATTTTGAAGATATAAAAAAACAATTAATTGAATTTTTAAAAACAGAAGTGTCAAAAACAGGACTTCAAAAAGTAACTGTAGGTATTTCAGGTGGATTAGATTCTGCAATTGTTGCCGTTTTATGTAAAGAAGCCTTTGGTGATAATTTTTCAGGGGTATTAATGCCTTCTCAATTTTCATCTGATTCATCTATTAAAGATGCAGTAAAATTATGTGAAGAGTTTGATATCTCTTATGAAGTTGTTGAAATAAAACCAATGTTAGAAGCATATATTAAAAATATGAATGAAGATAAACTACGCATTGGAAATTATTCAGCAAGAATAAGAATGTCTGTTTTATATGATATTTCAGCACGTGATAAGTCTTTAGTTATAGGAACTTCTAATAAGAGTGAAATTTTATTAGGTTATGGAACCATTTTTGGAGATATTGCTTGTGCTATTAACCCAATTGGGCAGATGTATAAGAGTGATGAATTTGAGTTTGCTAAGTATTTAGGCGTTGTTGCTGCTATAATTGAGAAAAAACCAAGTGCAGATTTATGGGAAGGCCAAAGTGATGAAGATGATCTTGGTTATTCTTATAGTGTAATGGATCAGGTTTTAAAACAATTAGTTGATGAGAATAAAAGCAAAGAACAATTAATTAAAGACGGCGTAGAAAAAGAGTTAATAGAAATGTGTGAATATCGAATAAAGAGTAATGCGTTTAAAGGGAAGTTACCAATAATTGCAAATATTAAAGGATATTAG
- a CDS encoding DegT/DnrJ/EryC1/StrS aminotransferase family protein yields MKEIAFYRASVDQEEIKQLESALTYTKDGSKVEKFEESIAQFVGSKHAVATCNATAAIHLALSSIKLKRGDKILMSVNSFVNVPEVVRHFDAEPIFIDMNMEDMNIDLNKFEKVLEENKSKKLRGAIISFVAGQTPDLDRLYAICKKYNIILIEDATCALGVTYKNETIGSLKADMTIFSTNPSNGKHAVSRCGILVTNNEEIAARARLLRTHALTTTYDDYGNLDYIYDIVDIGHKYDMSELDAAFSLAQLQKTNKFIKRRKEIAKMYEDRLAGVKHITTPAHKDEHIFTQYIIKVSRNRDAFARALKEKGIATGLNYIPLHLLSYYKNKYSIKITAYGTALTSYQQILSIPMYPGLSDEEVNYICDQIIDIASSWI; encoded by the coding sequence ATGAAAGAAATTGCATTTTACAGAGCCAGTGTTGATCAAGAAGAAATAAAACAACTTGAATCCGCTTTGACATATACCAAAGATGGTTCTAAGGTTGAAAAGTTTGAAGAGAGTATTGCACAGTTTGTTGGATCAAAACATGCTGTTGCTACGTGTAATGCAACAGCTGCAATTCATCTAGCACTTAGCTCAATTAAACTAAAACGTGGAGATAAGATTCTAATGTCTGTTAATTCTTTTGTAAATGTTCCCGAAGTAGTTAGACATTTTGATGCGGAACCTATTTTTATTGATATGAATATGGAAGATATGAATATTGATTTAAATAAATTCGAAAAAGTTTTAGAAGAAAATAAGTCAAAAAAATTAAGAGGGGCTATTATCTCTTTTGTGGCTGGGCAAACGCCTGATTTAGACAGATTATATGCTATTTGTAAAAAATACAATATTATTTTAATTGAAGATGCAACGTGTGCTTTAGGTGTTACTTATAAAAATGAAACAATTGGTTCATTAAAAGCAGATATGACAATATTCTCAACCAATCCCTCTAATGGAAAACATGCCGTTTCACGCTGTGGAATTTTGGTTACAAATAATGAAGAAATTGCTGCTCGTGCAAGATTATTACGAACACATGCATTAACTACTACATATGATGATTATGGAAACTTAGATTATATTTATGATATTGTTGATATTGGACATAAATACGATATGAGTGAATTAGATGCTGCTTTTTCTTTGGCTCAATTGCAAAAAACCAATAAATTTATTAAAAGAAGAAAAGAAATTGCAAAAATGTATGAAGATCGTTTGGCGGGTGTAAAACACATAACAACTCCTGCTCATAAAGATGAACATATTTTTACTCAGTATATTATTAAAGTATCACGAAACAGAGATGCTTTTGCTAGAGCATTAAAAGAAAAAGGAATAGCAACAGGTCTTAATTATATTCCTTTACATCTTTTATCGTATTATAAAAATAAATACTCTATTAAAATTACCGCTTATGGAACCGCTTTAACTTCTTACCAGCAAATTCTTTCAATTCCAATGTATCCTGGATTAAGTGATGAAGAAGTGAATTATATTTGTGACCAAATTATTGACATAGCGTCTTCTTGGATTTAA
- a CDS encoding TerB family tellurite resistance protein produces MKFLVLLLVGFVLYLISRSYKTEKFVNINLNVKDRYTGDLMHHEAGLLVALMAKVAKADGQVSELEAQVLKHTFSDISSHFENQEEIREKLKEIFSKEKDSFDNTVDVCNKLYKLTSNDYAKRVKVLEYLLNLAFIDKDFSKTEEMIVEDIASALKIKQSDYENIVQNFKNFYANAAQNASKTLEEAYEILGINEQSDDKTIKNAYRALVKKYHPDIITGQGAAQNIIDEATSKLQEINEAYQMIKESKK; encoded by the coding sequence ATGAAATTCTTAGTATTATTACTTGTTGGTTTTGTTTTGTATTTAATATCACGTTCGTATAAAACAGAAAAATTTGTTAATATTAATCTAAATGTTAAAGACAGATACACGGGTGATTTAATGCACCATGAAGCAGGTTTGTTAGTTGCCTTAATGGCAAAAGTAGCAAAAGCAGATGGACAAGTTTCTGAATTAGAAGCACAAGTATTAAAACACACCTTTTCTGATATTTCTTCTCATTTTGAAAACCAAGAAGAAATTAGAGAAAAATTAAAAGAAATATTTAGCAAAGAAAAAGACAGTTTTGATAATACAGTTGATGTGTGTAATAAACTGTATAAGTTAACATCAAACGATTATGCTAAACGTGTTAAAGTACTAGAATACCTACTGAACCTTGCTTTCATTGATAAAGACTTTTCAAAAACGGAAGAAATGATTGTTGAAGACATAGCAAGTGCTTTAAAAATCAAACAAAGTGATTATGAAAATATAGTACAAAACTTTAAGAATTTTTATGCAAATGCAGCACAAAATGCAAGTAAAACCTTAGAGGAAGCTTATGAGATATTGGGGATTAATGAACAAAGTGATGATAAAACTATCAAAAATGCTTATCGTGCTTTGGTTAAAAAATATCATCCTGATATCATTACAGGGCAGGGTGCTGCTCAAAATATTATTGATGAAGCTACTTCTAAATTACAAGAAATTAACGAAGCCTATCAAATGATTAAAGAAAGTAAAAAATAA
- a CDS encoding (2Fe-2S)-binding protein — MAQKFLHSYIVCSCKNVSLSEILFAIKEKNAKNLKDIAFYTDAGSACGSCTCKEKDVGEKKMDLYLSQILDKYNKK; from the coding sequence TTGGCACAAAAGTTTTTACATTCATATATTGTTTGTAGCTGCAAAAATGTAAGTTTATCAGAAATACTATTTGCAATAAAAGAAAAAAATGCCAAAAACTTAAAAGATATTGCTTTTTATACCGATGCCGGAAGTGCTTGTGGCTCTTGTACCTGTAAAGAAAAGGATGTTGGTGAAAAAAAAATGGATTTATATTTAAGTCAAATTCTGGATAAATACAATAAAAAATGA